In Plasmodium falciparum 3D7 genome assembly, chromosome: 6, the following proteins share a genomic window:
- a CDS encoding ferredoxin--NADP reductase yields the protein MKIRFVFILSVLISGVCCISKNVSRRVANRMTAHSRFLFVHDKYKRNKNFKLKNNKEENNFINLYTVKNPLKCKIVDKINLVRPNSPNEVYHLEINHNGLFKYLEGHTCGIIPYYNELDNNPNNQINKDHNIINTTNHTNHNNIALSHIKKQRCARLYSISSSNNMENLSVAIKIHKYEQTENAPNITNYGYCSGFIKNLKINDDIYLTGAHGYFNLPNDAIQKNTNFIFIATGTGISPYISFLKKLFAYDKNNLYNRNSNYTGYITIYYGVYNEDSILYLNELEYFQKMYPNNINIHYVFSYKQNSDATSFYVQDEIYKRKTEFLNLFNNYKCELYICGHKSIRYKVMDILKSHDQFDEKKKKRVHVEVY from the coding sequence ATGAAAATTCGTTTCGTCTTTATCTTGTCTGTTTTAATAAGTGGAGTGTGTTGCATAAGCAAAAATGTTTCGCGTCGTGTAGCTAACCGTATGACAGCCCACTCAAGATTCCTATTTGTACATGATAAatacaaaagaaataaaaattttaaattgaaaaataataaagaagaaaacaattttataaatttatatactgTGAAGAATCcattaaaatgtaaaattgttgataaaattaatttagtAAGACCAAATTCACCTAATGAAGTGTATCATTTAGAAATAAATCATAATGGTCTCTTTAAATATTTGGAAGGCCATACTTGTGGTATTATACCTTACTATAATGAACTTGATAATAATCCAAATAACCAAATTAATAAagatcataatataataaataccaCTAATCATacaaatcataataatatcgCTCTTAGtcatattaaaaaacaaCGATGTGCCAGATTATATTCTATATCCTctagtaataatatggagAATTTGTCAGTTgctataaaaatacataaatatgaacaaaCGGAAAATGCTCCCAATATTACAAATTATGGTTATTGTTCaggttttataaaaaatttaaaaattaatgatgatatatatttaacagGTGCACAtggatattttaatttaccAAATGATgctatacaaaaaaataccaactttatttttattgcaACAGGAACAGGTATCTCtccatatatttcatttttaaaaaaattatttgcttatgataaaaataatttatataatagaaataGTAATTACACTGGGTATATAACTATTTATTATGGAGTATATAATGAAGActctattttatatttaaacgAACTGgaatattttcaaaaaatgtatcctaataatataaatatacattatgtTTTCTCTTATAAACAAAATTCAGATGCAACAAGTTTTTACGTGCAAGATGAAATTTACAAAAGGAAAACAGAATTCTTAAACCTTttcaataattataaatgtgaattatatatatgtggtcACAAATCAATAAGATATAAAGTTATGGATATTTTGAAAAGTCATGACCAATttgatgaaaagaaaaagaaaagggtGCACGTTGAGGTGTACtag
- a CDS encoding EGF-like membrane protein, putative — translation MFRFYQLIIGILLIFYFLEKYNITFCKDCADPHNCKHDCYVLEDNKQLCLCNDNEGGIDCKEKWNVCEKDCNIYGMNESCSMALCKTGKCVPTNDKPYYKCECGDFFKGKNCEIENNPCSFPETNPCLNGTCIFIIKLNRIICKCNNGWTQKDMQSATMLNWGNEKVEVPPPCDQQIRKGLSKYVIYHTPVTYAMWWIIYIISVLVLFLCCCNICFEFFSNSLLSYFSLFKGTKKD, via the exons ATGTTTAGATTTTATCAGTTGATTATAgggatattattaattttttattttcttgagaaatataatattacttttTGTAAAGATTGCGCAGATCCACATAATTGTAAACATGATTGTTACGTATTAGAAGATAATAAACAATTATGTTTATGTAATGATAATGAAGGAGGAATTGATTGTAAAGAAAAATGGAATGTTTGTGAAAAGGATTGTAATATATACGGCATGAATGAATCATGCTCTATGGCTTTATGTAAGACAG gaAAATGTGTACCTACGAATGATAAACCATACTATAAATGCGAGTGTGGAGATTTTTTCAAAGGAAAAAATTGCGAAATTGAAAATAACCCTTGCTCGTTTCCTGAAACAAATCCTTGTTTAAATGGAACttgcatatttattataaaattgaaCAGAATTATTTGCAAATGTAATAATGGATGGACACAAAAAGATATGCAAAGTGCAACCATGTTAAATTGGGGAAACGAAAAGGTGGAAGTTCCCCCACCATGTGAcc aGCAAATTAGAAAAGGACTATCCAAATATGTGATTTATCATACACCTG ttaCGTATGCCATGTGGTGGatcatatacataattagTGTGCTGGTTTTATTCCTTTGTTGCTGCAATATATGCTTTGAATTTTTTTCGAATTCACTGTTAAGttatttttccttatttaAAGGGACAAAAAAAGATTGA
- a CDS encoding MEI2-like RNA-binding protein, putative, with product MHKIDEKINMNNVKGTRIIHVKNTYISPYILHNINNNEGPLKNIDKILKEEKDNINLKINNVNNKETNNDKHTLKYSTLCNDLNIMHTQNKEEEIELNTISTVIHMNSDEDSDKDNDTIINENNDLLIDNIKKYHAVKDNHNNIIYNDKYNTINNNSVINDVCNSIHFNNNSYITNFNLNHNFSVCNRTLNNTCTSQVNLRNNMNSNKKTNDNNKNLNNEINKKINNDNIINEFDNINNKKNNYIDCSVYKCEDEIPLGTILNIQDLDIHNRNNMNNCNNNINNKSKILTTVMLRNIPNKYTQNMLMDVMNEHFKGLYDFFYLPIDFRNKCNVGYAFINFIHPYYAELFIKFFNNYKLNAFKSNKVCSVTWGRVQGLKANIEHYRNSAIMTIPIPQYKPILFQNGITVSWPESDGPLPSIKLRSQKF from the coding sequence ATGCATAAGATAGAtgaaaagataaatatgaataatgtaaAAGGCACTAGAATTATTCatgtaaaaaatacatatatatctcCATACATACTAcacaatataaacaataatgAAGGcccattaaaaaatatagacaaaatattaaaagaagaaaaagataatataaatttaaagatcaataatgttaataataaggaaactaataatgataagcacacattaaaatattcaaCATTATGTAATGATCTAAATATAATGCATacacaaaataaagaagaagaaattgAATTAAATACAATTTCAACGGTTATACACATGAATTCTGATGAAGATAGTGATAAAGATAATGATAccataataaatgaaaacaaCGATTTGTTAattgataatataaagaaatatcaTGCCGTTAaagataatcataataatattatttataatgataaatataatacaattaataataattcagtCATTAATGATGTATGTAATTCtattcattttaataataattcatatataactAACTTTAATTTAAATCATAATTTTTCTGTGTGTAATCGTACTTTAAATAACACCTGCACAAGTCAGGTAAATTTGagaaataatatgaacagcAATAAAAAAactaatgataacaataaaaatctGAACAATGAAATTAATAAGAAAatcaataatgataatattataaacgaatttgataatattaataataagaaaaataattatattgattGTTCCGTTTACAAATGTGAGGATGAAATACCCCTTGGTACCATATTAAATATCCAAGATTTGGATATAcataatagaaataatatgaacaattgtaataataatattaataataagagTAAGATTCTTACAACAGTTATGCTTAGAAATATTCCAAACAAATATACACAAAATATGTTGATGGATGTTATGAATGAACATTTTAAAGgtttatatgattttttttatttaccaATTGATTTTAGAAATAAATGTAATGTTGGATATgcttttattaatttcataCATCCATATTATGCTGAATTGTTTatcaaattttttaataattataaactCAATGCATTTAAAAGTAACAAAGTCTGTTCTGTTACTTGGGGAAGAGTACAAGGATTAAAGGCAAATATTGAGCATTATAGAAATTCAGCGATTATGACCATACCAATACCACAATATAAACCTATACTTTTTCAAAATGGTATAACTGTTTCGTGGCCTGAATCAGATGGGCCTTTACCATCCATCAAATTAAGATctcaaaaattttaa
- a CDS encoding superoxide dismutase [Fe], whose product MNLKILLCSSIFLFFLKPNVPKGAYGLKNVCKLNFLNFNGFLPLYKTNKYFSKHDENLYESWDVKPLWNAKPFSLMKLPFNPQDMSPFLSEEAIKYHYSKHHATYVKNLNNLSEQHKDLKSLTLEDIIKKYDGSIHNNAAQIFNHNFFWLGLKEQGGGMPYGEIKEKLDESFNSFENFKNEFIKQASGHFGSGWIWLIIKDRKLEIFQGHDADSPIKQNIGKPILTLDIWEHSYYVDYKNSRADYIKEWFNKINWDFANYNLSISS is encoded by the exons ATGAATTTGAAGATTTTACTTTGTTCGtcaatttttttgttttttctaaAACCAAATGTTCCCAAAG GTGCTTATGGGTTGAAAAATGTATGCaagttaaattttttaaacttTAATGGTTTTCTTCCTCTATATAAaactaataaatatttttctaaacatgatgaaaatttatatgaaagTTGGGATGTTAAGCCATTATGGAATGCTAAACCATTTTCTTTAATGAAATTGCCCTTc aACCCTCAAGATATGTCACCTTTCTTGAGTGAGGAAGCTATAAAATATCATTATAGCAAACATCATGCTACATATGTGAAGAACTTAAATa attTATCTGAGCAACATAAGGATTTAAAAAGTTTAACATTAGAAG atataataaaaaagtatgATGGATCTATACACAATAATGCAg CTCAAATTTTTAACCACAATTTCTTTTGGCTGGGATTAAAAGAACAAGGTGGAGGAATGCCATATGgcgaaataaaagaaaaacttGATGAATCCTTCAATTCAtttgaaaattttaaaaacgaATTCATAAAGCAAGCATcag GTCATTTTGGAAGTGGGTGGATAtggttaataataaaagacaGAAAATTAGAGATTTTTCAAGGGCATGATGCTGATAGTCCtattaaacaaaatattgGAAAACCAATATTAACATTAG atatatGGGAACATTCTTATTATGTGGATTATAAAAACTCGAGAGCtgattatataaaag aatggtttaataaaataaattggGATTTTGCCAATTATAATTTGTCCATTTCAagttaa
- a CDS encoding transcription or splicing factor-like protein, putative: MYYDPLVALVNILPVEKLSDENSKKKSRWERNATNNIIENKVVVSNKWGSEDYKPYLPLPFVDFPPGLTPAQLDQFLREQRYDELTKKLNKGELEYVDPDIRPPSPPPIYDKNGSRINTREARIKNSMIEEHHRLIEYLLKHVDGFVAPPTYKPIKKIRKIEIPIDKYPEYNFMGLIIGPRGCNHKRLEAESGAQISIRGKGTLKEGKKTDHQTEIEAAMPKHVHIAADTEECVEKAVSLITPLLDPFHPLHEEYKRKGLEQLALVNGINLNQLDTQKCSICNSNTHLTFECPENMNIQNFKKPEIKCNLCGDHGHITLDCKLAKQSSNYINKNDLENSNNLSQPIHTHVHSPAPPPPPPPPPLYDPLISTPQGFNGMYKMDTKKMDLEYEKMMNELNSDPNKEKKNDDIYKKLSENTMDNIGNTNDIMNMNNDKYNISNDSNMIQTNNNNNINDNKELYKNENEYNLNYIETNNNYMNNYSTNINKYNPSSHHNINNPNFIPLPQNNNENHFNNMLNFNNVNNIPLTPPLPILPNFLNIPFIDNDLMANPAFAYQAKAPLSLDPIYMQNYASWAQIPMNYAEQLLVNAPAPDTNPPPLPSDSVCLNKEENTNTT, translated from the exons ATGTATTATGACCCGCTGGTTGCACTTGTGAATATATTACCCGTAGAAAAGTTAAGCGATGAgaatagtaaaaaaaaatcaaggTGGGAAAGAAATGCAACTAACAatattatagaaaataaagTAGTTGTATCGAACAAATGGGGGTCTGAAGATTATAAACCTTATCTTCCATTACCTTTTGTTGATTTCCCACCAGGTTTAACTCCGGCGCAATTAGATCAATTTTTGAGAGAACAGCGATATGAtgaattaacaaaaaaattaaataaaggaGAATTAGAATATGTAGATCCAGACATTCGACCGCCTTCTCCACCTCCTATATATGACAAGAATGGTAGTAGGATAAATACAAGAGAAGCACGAATAAAAAATAGTATGATAGAAGAACATCATAGGTTAatagaatatttattaaaacatgTAGATGGTTTTGTAGCACCTCCTACATATAAACCGATAAAGAAAATTCGTAAAATAGAAATACCTATAGATAAATATCcagaatataattttatgggTTTAATTATTGGTCCTCGTGGTTGTAATCATAAACGATTAGAAGCAGAGAGTGGTGCACAAATAAGTATAAGAGGAAAAGGTACATTGAAAGAAGGTAAAAAAACGGATCATCAAACTGAAATAGAAGCTGCTATGCCTAAACATGTACATATAGCAGCTGATACGGAAGAATGTGTAGAAAAAGCTGTTAGTTTAATAACACCTTTATTAGATCCTTTTCACCCTTTAcatgaagaatataaaagaaaaggtTTGGAACAATTAGCTTTGGTTAATGGTATTAACCTAAACCAATTAGATACACAAAAATGTTCTATATGTAATTCAAATACACATTTAACCTTTGAATGTCccgaaaatatgaatatacaaaattttaaaaagcCAGAAATTAAATGTAATTTATGTGGTGATCATGGTCATATTACTTTAGACTGTAAACTAGCGAAACAGTCatcaaattatattaataaaaatgatttagAGAATTCCAATAATTTATCACAACCTATACATACACATGTACATTCACCTGCACCTCCCCCACCTCCACCACCTCCTCCATTATATGATCCATTAATAAGCACACCACAAGGATTTAATGGAATGTACAAGATGGATACAAAGAAAATGGATTTAGAGTatgaaaaaatgatgaatgaATTAAATAGTGATccaaataaagaaaaaaaaaatgatgatatatataaaaaattaagcGAAAATACAATGGATAATATTGGAAATACAAATgatataatgaatatgaataatgataaatataatatatcaaatgatagtaatatgatacaaacaaataataataataatataaatgataataaggagttatataaaaatgagaacgaatataatttaaattatatagaaacaaataataattatatgaataattattctactaatataaataaatataatccaTCAAGTcatcataatataaacaatccTAATTTTATACCACTtccacaaaataataatgaaaatcattttaataacatgttaaattttaataatgtgaataatatacCTCTAACACCTCCTTTACCTATATTACCAAATTTTCTTAATATACCATTTATTGATAATGACCTTATGGCAAATCCTGCTTTCGCATATCAGGCCAAAGCACCATTGTCTCTTGACCCAATATACATGCAAAATTATGcaa gtTGGGCACAAATTCCTATGAATTATGCAGAGCAGTTACTAGTAAATGCGCCCGCACCAGACACAAATCCTCCTCCACTACCATCGGACAGTGTATGTTTGAATAAGGAAGAGAATACAAAtacaacataa
- a CDS encoding ATP-dependent RNA helicase SUV3, putative, whose translation MFIKKNEFFFFNIYDLLKKRKFRFSHFIERTNDNFKKQVNEEYARVQRNISLNEDDILKIRNVMIRIGNDKNILSSIIHTYNIPSFFLLDKDVRNHFLSYIKDDISYADQLRNCILMHNDVDENKDDDNFFNVQVKKNNNENIKPDNYCNKLDLFNHSNENYTTTPPNQIYNNNNNKNNNNNNNNYYYNNYCCDKQNIHNITKEKLKRSDEIIVNILLIFIKKYYYKQWMFYEHIKRLCDYTEINLYIKNNNKKKVRNIHLYVGPPNSGKTYHAFQKLMLSKNGLYCSPLRLLAWEVYSKLTRMNKKVNLLTGQEIIIKHNNNKQYGDIHHNNNQHGDIHHNNKQHGDIHHNNNQHGDIHHNNKQHGDIHHNNNQHGDIHHNNKQHGDIHHNNNQHGDIHHNNNQDDNVTHTVCTIEMTPLNKEYDCAIVDEIQMINNESRGHAWTNVLMNLNSKDIYLCGSEYIIDLIKNLADILNDKLIIKKFERLGSLHLQEYNTTLEDVQTGDCIITFSRNNIMLLKRILEKYNKRVFVIYGSLPPDSKKKQINMFNEYCKNHIDQTDETTQRDLEHNQHNVQLLYEKKIEKYKIKIDTYKQRLNKNKLNNNMKKYNDSIFYYKNILRKYFHYVKKYKHHQKKKKETILIATDVIGMGLNINIKRIIFYSLKKYDGDILRYLTMSEFLQIAGRAGRFNPSCTNKSIGYITCVHLDDINILKNIFKHKYINSLNYISTGHLKKGESEFRQSNPHHVHNINNLLNIQHSTLLNIYHIIKKEKNLKEHKIDIIANKMNDIYNSAHYQKSEIIKDMHNKNNDSNNNDDYDYDDFMCSRNFTNNYQAKAGFFPNYHIVEELRKTLEYEYNSKIKLHDILKVLVEYVKLNDEYFFLTKNYNNMITITKELEHINLEQNIIFTYSLCPININNIVLLNTLKTFCMSHSILGYVDFFNCMNNNIFYHVDGKKYVDLLNNEPNNNKTINHNILYYSNIQRDTNINKRLINQYDEYVREHVKSNINYKDNNNNNDNNNDNDNNYYDISTNNFHFNKKIDTDNNFYIHSLWEDNERQIKSINTQNNNLDNIIHIDEYTQLLEIYYEIMDMYCWLYTKFPDVYKNINLVSNEKKKVSMKIIHMLTHTFNENKQAC comes from the coding sequence CGCAATATTTCGTTAAATGaggatgatatattaaaaataagaaatgtCATGATAAGAATTGggaatgataaaaatatacttagtagtattatacatacatataatattccttctttttttttattagataAGGATGTAAGAAATCATTTCTTGagttatataaaagatgataTAAGTTATGCTGATCAATTAAGAAATTGTATCCTTATGCATAATGATGTTGATGAAAACAaggatgatgataatttttttaatgtacaagttaaaaaaaataataatgaaaatataaaacctGATAATTATTGTAACAAATTGGATTTATTTAATCATTCCaatgaaaattatacaaCCACCCCACctaatcaaatatataataataacaataataaaaataataataacaataataataattattattataacaattaTTGTTGCGATAAAcagaatatacataatattacaaaggaaaaattaaaaaggtcAGATGAAATTATTgtcaatatattattaatttttattaaaaaatattattataagcaATGGATGTTTTATGAACACATAAAGAGATTATGTGATTATACAGAAATAAACTTATACATAaagaacaataataaaaagaaagtaaGGAATATACATTTGTATGTTGGGCCACCGAACAGTGGAAAGACATATCATGCTTTTCAAAAATTGATGTTATCAAAAAATGGATTATATTGTTCTCCTTTAAGATTATTAGCATGGGAAGTATATTCAAAATTAACaagaatgaataaaaaagttaatttattaacaggtcaggaaataataattaaacataataataataaacaatatGGTGATATTCACCATAATAATAACCAACATGGTGATATTcaccataataataaacaacaTGGTGATATTCACCATAATAATAACCAACATGGTGATATTcaccataataataaacaacaTGGTGATATTCACCATAATAATAACCAACATGGTGATATTcaccataataataaacaacaTGGTGAtattcatcataataataaccaACATGGTGATATTCACCATAATAATAACCAAGATGATAACGTTACACATACTGTATGCACCATAGAGATGACCCctttaaataaagaatacGACTGTGCGATTGTTGATGAGATTCAAATGATTAATAACGAATCAAGAGGACACGCTTGGACCAATGTTCTTATGAATTTAAAttcaaaagatatatatcTTTGTGGTAGTGAATACATTAtagatttaataaaaaatttggcTGATATACTCaatgataaattaattataaaaaagttcGAAAGGTTAGGTTCTTTACATTTACAAGAATATAATACAACATTAGAAGATGTTCAAACAGGGGACTGTATTATAACATTCtcaagaaataatattatgttattaaaaagaatattagaaaaatataacaaaagagtttttgtaatatatggATCCTTACCACCGGACTcgaagaaaaaacaaataaatatgtttaatgAATATTGTAAAAATCATATAGATCAAACAGATGAAACGACACAAAGAGATCTTGAACACAATCAACATAAtgtacaattattatatgaaaaaaaaatagaaaaatataaaattaaaatagaTACCTACAAACAAAGATTGAATAAAAACAaacttaataataatatgaaaaaatataatgattccattttttattacaaaaatattttgagaaaatattttcattatgttaaaaaatataaacatcatcaaaaaaaaaaaaaagaaacaatttTAATTGCTACAGATGTTATAGGTATGggtttaaatataaatattaaaagaataattttttattctttaaaaaaatatgatggtGATATATTAAGATATTTAACTATGTCTGAATTTTTACAAATTGCTGGTAGGGCAGGTCGTTTTAATCCTTCATGTACAAATAAATCTATAGGATATATTACATGTGTACATCTAGATGatatcaatatattaaaaaacatatttaaacataaatatataaatagtcTGAATTATATATCGACAGGTCATCTAAAAAAAGGGGAAAGTGAATTTCGTCAATCTAATCCACATCACGTacacaatataaataatttgttgAATATTCAACATTCTAcactattaaatatatatcatataataaaaaaggaaaaaaatttgAAAGAACACAAAATAGATATAATAGCAAACAAAatgaatgatatatataatagtgcACACTACCAAAAAtcagaaataataaaagatatgcataacaaaaataatgatagtaataataatgatgattatGATTATGATGATTTTATGTGCTCACGAAAttttacaaataattatCAAGCCAAGGCAGGATTTTTTCCAAACTATCATATTGTTGAAGAGTTAAGAAAAACTTtagaatatgaatataattcaaaaataaaactaCATGACATACTTAAAGTATTAGTTGAATACGTAAAGTTAaatgatgaatatttttttttaacaaaaaattataataatatgattacTATAACAAAGGAATTAGAACATATTAATTtagaacaaaatattatatttacgtATTCCTTATGTcccataaacataaataatattgttcTTCTTAATACATTAAAAACATTTTGTATGTCTCATAGTATATTAGGTTATGtagatttttttaattgtatgaataataatatattctatCATGTGgatggaaaaaaatatgttgatctattaaataatgaacccaataataacaaaacaaTAAATCATaacattttgtattataGTAATATTCAAAGGGAtactaatataaataaaagattGATAAATCAATATGATGAATATGTAAGAGAACATGTGaaaagtaatataaattataaagataataataataataatgataataataatgataatgataataattattatgatatatcaaCTAATAActttcattttaataaaaaaatagatacagacaacaatttttatatacattcaCTATGGGAAGATAATGAACGgcaaataaaaagtataaacacacaaaataataatcttgATAATATAATCCATATCGATGAATACACCCAACTTTTAGAAATCTATTATGAAATTATGGATATGTATTGTTGGCTATATACAAAATTCCCcgatgtatataaaaatattaatttagtaagtaacgaaaaaaaaaaagtctctatgaaaattattcatatgctAACACACACATTTAACGAAAATAAACAAGCGTGTTAA